The segment TGGCTCCGCGATGGTCGCGGCGACGCTCCGCTGAAAGTCGGGATGACTACCGAACGACAGCAAGAACTTGTCAAGGCGCTGGAAGAAACTCCGGCTTGAGTGCGGCGCCGTGACCGGGTTGTTCAGTGGGCGTGACGACGCCATCGATGATCGGCGCGCCCGTCGCAGGGTCCGGGTTAAGATTCAGATGCGAATCAAGATCAATGTGATCGAAGAGTTCGCCCAGCGCGGCTCCCGCGGCGATCCCAACTGACGAGTCGCTCATGCAGCCGATCATCGTGCCCAGACCGTGCGCCCGCGCCGTCGCGACGATGCGCAACGCTTCGGTAATGCCGCCGCATTTGGTCAGCTTGAGGTTGACGCCGTCGATACAGTGGACAACGGGCGGGATGTCGGCGGACGACCAGATCGATTCGTCAAGGTAGATCGGCAACGGTCGGCCTTCGAAGATGGCAGGCAGCTCGGCTTCATTGCCTTTCTCAAGCGGCTGCTCGACGTAGTCACACCCTCGCTCAGCCAGCCACGCCATCGTCGACCGGGCGCGGGCCACGTCCCATCCGCCGTTGGCGTCCACCCGCAAAGAAACGCCGTACGGTCGGGCAACTTCAGCCGCGGTGGAGTAGATCTGCTGATCGTGCTCCATCCCTTGGGGTGATCCTAGCTTGATCTTGAGTGCTTTGGCCCCGGTGAGATCGAGAATGATGGGGACTCGCTCGCGCACGATTTCCTCGGGCTCGATGCCGATCGTCACACTCGTCGGAGTCGAGCGATTGCTGAGCCCGAGAAGCCGGTACAGCGGCATGTTGGCCTCTTTGGCACGCAAGTCCCACAGTGCGATGTCGAGCGCGCACAGCGCGAAGGGATCCAGCTCCATCTCGCGGGCGCGGGCGTGAACACCGTGAATTGAGAGCCCCTCCAGGTCGCTCGCCACCAGCCGTTCAAGATCCGCTTGCGCCAGCGGGGCCATGGTGTCGGCAAAACCGGTGCGCGGTGCACACTCGCCGATACCGACGTGCTCGCCGCGACGCACGAACACGAAGAGGTTATTGTGCTCGGCGGTCGTGCCTCGGCTGATGGCCAGCGGAAAAAGCTTCTTGAGCCGCAGGGTGAGAAAGGAGACTTCCATGCCTCCTCAAGCCTACCCCTGCTTGAAGAGCCTCTTGATCGCCTCGCTCTGGCGCTCCATCACGACCTTGCGTTTCACCTTCAGGCTCGGCGTGAGCTCGCCGGTTTCGACACTGAATCGTGCGCTGATCAACTCGTACCGCTTGATCTTTTCGTAGTCCGCCAATACCTTGTTCACCTTGTCGATCTCGCCCTTGATGAGCGCGCGGACGGGCTCATGATCCAGGAGGTGCGATGGATCGTCCACCTTCATCCCTTGCTCCTTGACAT is part of the Chthonomonas sp. genome and harbors:
- a CDS encoding dipeptide epimerase: MEVSFLTLRLKKLFPLAISRGTTAEHNNLFVFVRRGEHVGIGECAPRTGFADTMAPLAQADLERLVASDLEGLSIHGVHARAREMELDPFALCALDIALWDLRAKEANMPLYRLLGLSNRSTPTSVTIGIEPEEIVRERVPIILDLTGAKALKIKLGSPQGMEHDQQIYSTAAEVARPYGVSLRVDANGGWDVARARSTMAWLAERGCDYVEQPLEKGNEAELPAIFEGRPLPIYLDESIWSSADIPPVVHCIDGVNLKLTKCGGITEALRIVATARAHGLGTMIGCMSDSSVGIAAGAALGELFDHIDLDSHLNLNPDPATGAPIIDGVVTPTEQPGHGAALKPEFLPAP